Proteins encoded within one genomic window of Actinoplanes octamycinicus:
- a CDS encoding SGNH/GDSL hydrolase family protein, which translates to MSRATVLACLVSSSVLALTVAIASPAQAAGVDYVALGDSYSSGVGAPGQSGSCLRSNYSYAAQWAARNSPTSFQFLACSGAVTDDVVSKQVPAMASGADLISITIGGNDAGFAPTVLTCLTSSDATCITKVNAGKSYVANTLPGKLDAAYNAIRAKAPGAKVVVLSYPNIFDTASAFCEMSATKRKALNSGAQALDDMIKSRAAAAGFTYADVRDNFAGHGVCASRPYLNGLTIIPPQNSYHPNSSGYTYGYLPALTSAA; encoded by the coding sequence ATGAGTAGGGCTACCGTCCTCGCCTGTCTCGTCTCCTCGTCCGTCCTCGCGCTCACCGTCGCCATCGCCTCCCCCGCCCAGGCGGCCGGCGTCGACTACGTCGCCCTCGGCGACTCCTACTCGTCCGGGGTCGGCGCGCCCGGGCAAAGCGGCAGCTGCCTGCGCAGCAACTACAGCTACGCGGCGCAGTGGGCCGCGCGGAACAGCCCGACCAGCTTCCAGTTCCTGGCGTGCAGCGGCGCGGTCACCGACGACGTCGTGAGCAAGCAGGTGCCGGCCATGGCCAGCGGGGCCGACCTGATCAGCATCACCATCGGCGGCAACGACGCGGGCTTCGCGCCGACCGTGCTGACCTGCCTGACCAGCAGCGACGCCACCTGCATCACGAAGGTGAACGCGGGCAAGAGCTACGTCGCGAACACGCTGCCGGGCAAGCTCGACGCCGCCTACAACGCGATCCGGGCGAAGGCGCCGGGGGCGAAGGTGGTGGTGCTGTCGTACCCGAACATCTTCGACACCGCGTCGGCGTTCTGCGAGATGAGCGCCACCAAGCGGAAGGCGCTGAACAGCGGCGCCCAGGCCCTCGACGACATGATCAAGTCACGCGCGGCGGCGGCCGGCTTCACCTACGCCGACGTGCGGGACAACTTCGCGGGGCACGGCGTCTGCGCCTCGAGGCCGTACCTGAACGGCTTGACCATCATCCCGCCGCAGAACTCCTACCACCCGAACAGCAGCGGCTACACGTACGGCTACCTGCCCGCCCTGACCAGCGCCGCCTGA
- a CDS encoding PLDc N-terminal domain-containing protein, with amino-acid sequence MARVNTLLFLVTVALVVVAAIDCLATEPSRVRHFPRGAWLLLVLCCPVAGAIAWFRAGRVTNAPVAAVPLRTAPLGPEDDPEFIRMLAEVLRNR; translated from the coding sequence ATGGCTCGAGTGAACACGCTGCTCTTCCTGGTCACCGTCGCGCTCGTGGTGGTGGCGGCGATCGACTGCCTGGCCACCGAGCCGTCCCGGGTGCGGCACTTCCCGCGCGGCGCCTGGCTGCTGCTGGTGCTCTGCTGCCCGGTGGCCGGGGCCATCGCCTGGTTCCGGGCCGGCCGGGTGACCAACGCGCCGGTGGCCGCGGTGCCGCTGCGCACCGCGCCGCTCGGGCCGGAGGACGACCCGGAATTCATCCGGATGCTGGCCGAGGTGCTCCGGAACCGCTGA
- a CDS encoding serine/threonine-protein kinase, giving the protein MKPIGQGATGTVWQGVDSATDEPVAVKLLHESLLRQPRLVTRFVQERTILLMLRHRNVVRVRDLFSVGETLGLVMDLVAGGSLRDHLERERTLPPAEATRLAAQVADALAEAHELGIIHRDLKPDNILVLERDGRLETRLTDFGIARILNVPSMTTPNAVVGTPHYMAPEAFHGVTPSPATDVYALGVLLYELVSGQPPYLSDSVPELMRLHAEGRPHRRRGIPEELWKLIRACLHAKPRQRPAAPALVRDLRLLTRKLDGVPALPPPPPPQLPPADPDDMAVDPPELRDGIRFPRPGRHAVPSARKPRNAAPVHRFLRSSAVVAVLAGVLLATGIATSLWSRDGGEPRLQPHVAAMSSAPRPAAVSRPRPRKKATSPSATVRAKRTGRPHRTRSPQPEGQAYGPWQCAQGFVIDLSTRSPLVPRPCHSVGRDVRFQASLTAPAGGRADIEVTLRDADTGRTVAGPATCAGLTFSRGAMTKACGPADAAPRRGRSYTVVMAYRYERDGTSSSNTARGRVFTW; this is encoded by the coding sequence GTGAAACCGATCGGGCAGGGCGCGACCGGCACCGTCTGGCAGGGTGTGGACAGCGCCACCGACGAGCCGGTCGCGGTCAAGCTGCTGCACGAGAGCCTGCTGCGCCAGCCCCGGCTGGTCACCCGGTTCGTGCAGGAACGCACCATCCTGCTGATGCTGCGGCACCGCAACGTGGTCCGGGTCCGCGACCTGTTCAGCGTTGGCGAGACGCTCGGCCTGGTGATGGACCTGGTGGCCGGCGGCAGCCTGCGCGACCACCTGGAACGCGAACGGACCCTGCCCCCGGCCGAGGCCACCCGGCTCGCCGCGCAGGTCGCCGACGCCCTCGCCGAGGCGCACGAGCTGGGCATCATCCACCGGGACCTGAAACCGGACAACATCCTGGTGCTGGAGCGGGACGGCCGGCTGGAGACCCGGCTGACCGATTTCGGCATCGCCCGGATCCTCAACGTGCCGAGCATGACCACGCCGAACGCGGTGGTCGGCACCCCGCACTACATGGCCCCGGAAGCCTTCCACGGCGTCACGCCGAGCCCGGCCACCGACGTGTACGCCCTCGGCGTGCTGCTCTACGAGCTGGTCTCCGGGCAGCCGCCCTACCTGAGCGACTCGGTGCCGGAGCTGATGCGCCTGCACGCCGAGGGCCGCCCGCACCGCCGCCGGGGCATCCCGGAGGAGCTGTGGAAACTGATCCGCGCCTGCCTGCACGCCAAGCCCCGGCAGCGGCCGGCCGCCCCGGCGCTGGTCCGCGACCTGCGCCTGCTGACCCGGAAACTGGACGGTGTGCCGGCGCTGCCGCCGCCCCCGCCGCCCCAGCTGCCGCCGGCCGACCCGGACGACATGGCGGTCGACCCGCCCGAGCTGCGTGACGGGATCCGGTTCCCGCGGCCCGGACGGCACGCCGTGCCGTCCGCCCGCAAGCCGCGCAACGCCGCGCCGGTGCACCGTTTCCTGCGGTCCAGCGCGGTGGTCGCGGTGCTGGCCGGGGTGCTGCTCGCCACCGGCATCGCCACCTCGCTGTGGAGCCGGGACGGCGGCGAGCCGCGCCTCCAGCCGCACGTCGCGGCGATGTCCAGCGCTCCCCGGCCGGCGGCGGTCAGCAGACCGCGGCCCCGGAAGAAGGCCACGTCGCCATCGGCCACGGTCCGCGCGAAACGGACCGGCCGGCCGCACCGGACCCGGTCGCCGCAGCCGGAGGGGCAGGCGTACGGGCCGTGGCAGTGCGCCCAGGGCTTCGTCATCGACCTGTCCACCCGCAGCCCGCTGGTGCCGCGCCCGTGCCACTCGGTCGGCCGGGACGTGCGGTTCCAGGCCTCGCTGACCGCGCCGGCCGGCGGGCGGGCCGACATCGAGGTGACGCTGCGGGACGCGGACACCGGGCGGACCGTGGCCGGCCCGGCCACCTGTGCCGGCCTCACCTTCAGCCGGGGCGCGATGACCAAGGCGTGCGGCCCGGCCGACGCGGCGCCGCGGCGGGGGCGCAGCTACACGGTGGTGATGGCCTACCGCTACGAGCGCGACGGCACCAGTTCCAGCAACACCGCCCGGGGTCGTGTCTTCACCTGGTGA
- a CDS encoding hybrid sensor histidine kinase/response regulator, whose product MAYPLRYALADLALALSRAATDAAEVRSTAARAAADMIGDGAGVQLLRDDGEYESIAYHHLEDDRSGPLARVLDRAGQAPDDEYSTTLAASRRPIVLAGDAAAALATPEHQITAAVLSPVIVDNTYAGYLILTRHTPDAFYSTPEVELARDIAGELSLAVAGARAQERLRASEERYRRVLETIPEGVLQLDPDGVATYANEPIGVVLGMPRSELIGVSLRGFLDNVGQKELQRRIDECRKGHSTVGATRLMRADGSRRSVRISMMPVRDDNGEFGGVLCMITDTTDHIDARGLKRQLDHLRRLDSLGQLIGGLSHDFNNLMTVVAGSADMILTQTEEDSSTHQLAKDILDAVATGRTLTHQLLAFGRSEGNRPEVIPIPDLLTDVQSLFSRTLGERIGLDLTFGPDVWPVKAERGPLEQALVNLAANARDAMLHGGMVRVAATNEVVEPGQLAEGAPTGKLVHLVVTDTGTGMEEEIRKRALEPFFTTRPTAAGLGLATTAGIVQNLGGHIELESQPRLGTTVHIYLPAAEERPQPSGERKEKNAVIGRVLIVEDQPDVAQLVQRLIAPAGYEIAVATDALMAVTQVASGARPDLLITDVVMPTMTGPELAGALRTHQPDLPVLYMSGYTAASLGPQLHLDENSMLLEKPFTRSTLLGAIRSLCGPQPTHD is encoded by the coding sequence ATGGCTTACCCCCTCCGGTACGCGCTCGCCGACCTTGCCCTCGCGCTCAGCCGAGCCGCAACGGATGCGGCGGAAGTGCGATCCACCGCCGCCCGTGCCGCCGCCGACATGATCGGCGACGGCGCGGGCGTGCAACTGCTGCGCGACGACGGCGAGTACGAGTCGATCGCCTACCACCACCTGGAGGACGACCGCTCCGGCCCGCTGGCCCGGGTGCTGGACCGAGCCGGCCAGGCCCCGGACGACGAGTACTCGACCACGCTGGCCGCCAGCCGCCGCCCGATCGTGCTGGCCGGCGACGCGGCCGCGGCCCTGGCCACGCCGGAGCACCAGATCACGGCCGCGGTGCTCAGCCCGGTGATCGTGGACAACACGTACGCCGGCTATCTGATCCTGACCCGGCACACCCCGGACGCGTTCTACTCGACCCCGGAGGTCGAGCTGGCCCGGGACATCGCCGGCGAACTGTCCCTGGCGGTGGCCGGCGCCCGCGCCCAGGAGCGGCTGCGGGCCTCCGAGGAGCGCTACCGCCGGGTGCTGGAGACCATCCCGGAGGGCGTGCTGCAGCTCGACCCGGACGGCGTGGCGACCTATGCCAACGAGCCGATCGGCGTGGTCCTCGGCATGCCGCGCAGCGAGCTGATCGGGGTGTCGCTCCGCGGCTTCCTCGACAACGTGGGCCAGAAGGAGCTGCAGCGCCGGATCGACGAGTGCCGCAAGGGCCACTCCACGGTCGGCGCCACCCGGCTGATGCGGGCCGACGGCTCCCGGCGCAGCGTGCGGATCAGCATGATGCCGGTCCGCGACGACAACGGCGAGTTCGGCGGCGTGCTCTGCATGATCACCGACACCACCGACCACATCGACGCCCGTGGCCTCAAGCGGCAGCTCGACCACCTGCGCCGGCTGGACAGCCTGGGCCAGCTGATCGGCGGCCTGTCGCACGACTTCAACAACCTGATGACGGTGGTGGCCGGCTCGGCCGACATGATCCTCACCCAGACCGAGGAGGATTCGTCGACGCACCAGCTGGCCAAGGACATCCTGGACGCGGTGGCGACCGGCCGGACGCTCACCCACCAGCTGCTCGCGTTCGGCCGCAGCGAGGGCAACCGGCCCGAGGTGATCCCGATCCCGGACCTGCTCACCGACGTGCAGTCGCTGTTCAGCCGGACCCTGGGCGAGCGGATCGGCCTGGACCTGACCTTCGGGCCGGACGTCTGGCCGGTCAAGGCCGAGCGCGGCCCGCTGGAGCAGGCCCTGGTCAACCTGGCCGCGAACGCCCGGGACGCGATGCTGCACGGCGGCATGGTCCGGGTCGCCGCCACCAACGAGGTGGTCGAGCCGGGCCAGCTGGCCGAGGGCGCGCCGACCGGCAAACTGGTGCACCTGGTGGTCACCGACACCGGCACCGGCATGGAAGAGGAGATCCGCAAGCGGGCCCTGGAGCCGTTCTTCACCACTCGGCCCACCGCGGCCGGCCTGGGCCTGGCCACCACCGCGGGCATCGTGCAGAACCTGGGCGGGCACATCGAGCTGGAGTCGCAGCCCCGGCTGGGGACCACGGTGCACATCTACCTGCCGGCTGCCGAGGAACGCCCGCAGCCGTCCGGGGAACGCAAGGAGAAGAACGCGGTGATCGGCCGGGTGCTGATCGTCGAGGACCAGCCGGACGTGGCCCAGCTGGTGCAGCGCCTGATCGCGCCGGCCGGCTACGAGATCGCGGTGGCCACCGACGCGCTGATGGCGGTCACCCAGGTGGCCTCCGGCGCCCGCCCGGACCTGCTGATCACCGACGTGGTGATGCCCACGATGACCGGCCCGGAACTGGCCGGCGCGCTCCGCACCCACCAGCCGGACCTGCCGGTGCTCTACATGTCCGGTTACACCGCCGCGTCGCTCGGCCCGCAGCTGCACCTCGACGAGAACAGCATGCTCCTGGAGAAGCCCTTCACCCGGAGCACGCTGCTGGGCGCGATCCGCTCGCTGTGCGGCCCCCAGCCCACCCACGATTAG
- a CDS encoding ribose-phosphate diphosphokinase, with amino-acid sequence MRDIAVFTGSAHPELAAEICEHLAVPLMPTKISRFANDCIEVQLQGNCRERDVFLIQPLVPPTQEHLAELLFMLDAARGASAGRITVVLPHYAYARSDKKDAPRISIGGRLVADLLTTAGADRVLAMTLHSPQVHGFFSIPVDHLHALRELAHHFRGYDLSNTVVVSPDLGNAKEAAAFARLLGIEVAAGAKQRFADDKVVINSIIGEVADRDVIVLDDEIAKGSTVFELLARLRERNVRSVRVACTHGLFTNEAVQRLAAEKEIEEIVCTNTVPIPAAKRHEKLTVISVASALAEAMRRIHNGESVSALFH; translated from the coding sequence GTGCGCGACATCGCCGTCTTCACCGGATCTGCCCATCCCGAACTCGCCGCGGAGATCTGCGAGCATCTCGCGGTCCCGCTGATGCCCACCAAGATCTCCCGGTTCGCCAACGACTGCATCGAGGTGCAGCTGCAGGGGAACTGCCGGGAGCGGGACGTGTTCCTGATCCAGCCGCTCGTCCCCCCGACCCAGGAGCACCTCGCCGAGTTGCTCTTCATGCTCGACGCCGCCCGCGGCGCGTCGGCCGGCCGGATCACCGTGGTCCTGCCGCACTACGCCTACGCCCGGTCCGACAAGAAGGACGCCCCGCGGATCTCGATCGGCGGCCGCCTGGTCGCCGACCTGCTGACCACCGCCGGCGCCGACCGGGTGCTGGCGATGACCCTGCACTCGCCGCAGGTGCACGGCTTCTTCAGCATCCCGGTCGACCACCTGCACGCGCTGCGCGAGCTGGCCCACCACTTCCGCGGTTACGACCTGAGCAACACCGTGGTGGTCTCCCCGGACCTGGGCAACGCCAAGGAGGCGGCGGCCTTCGCCCGGCTGCTCGGCATCGAGGTCGCGGCCGGCGCCAAGCAGCGGTTCGCCGACGACAAGGTGGTGATCAACTCGATCATCGGCGAGGTCGCCGACCGGGACGTGATCGTGCTGGACGACGAGATCGCCAAGGGCAGCACGGTGTTCGAGCTGCTCGCCCGGCTGCGCGAGCGGAACGTCCGGAGCGTCCGGGTGGCCTGCACGCACGGCCTGTTCACCAACGAGGCGGTGCAGCGGCTGGCCGCCGAGAAGGAGATCGAGGAGATCGTCTGCACCAACACGGTGCCGATCCCGGCCGCCAAGCGGCACGAGAAGCTGACCGTGATCTCGGTGGCGTCGGCGCTGGCCGAGGCGATGCGCCGGATCCACAACGGTGAGTCGGTGAGCGCTCTCTTCCACTAA
- a CDS encoding ABC transporter ATP-binding protein, with protein sequence MNGLAVACRRVVHIYRAEAGDVVALAGVDLSIAPGETLALVGPSGSGKSTLIALLAGLMRPSAGRINVGTYDMGKLSDAEISRLRGTEIGVVLQGAARNLLPYATLHRNIWLAQRRAAHTRGIKLDDPDRILDLVGLPGQGRRKLADLTPGGRQRAALAVGIATGPGLLLVDEPTSRLDTAGRDEVLDALETVNQERETTIVVVTHDNEVGARLGRAVTIRDGRVGAEGRDGQDFAVVAGDGTVQLPPEVLGSYPPGTLFTVQHVDGEVTLVPGGSETAA encoded by the coding sequence ATGAACGGACTGGCGGTCGCGTGCCGGCGGGTGGTGCACATCTACCGCGCCGAGGCGGGGGACGTGGTGGCCCTGGCCGGAGTTGACCTCTCCATCGCACCCGGCGAGACTCTCGCCCTGGTCGGGCCCTCGGGGTCCGGCAAATCAACCCTGATCGCGCTGCTCGCGGGCCTGATGCGCCCGTCCGCCGGGCGGATCAACGTGGGCACCTACGACATGGGCAAGCTCTCCGACGCGGAGATCTCCCGGCTGCGGGGCACCGAGATCGGCGTGGTGCTGCAGGGGGCGGCGCGCAACCTGCTGCCGTACGCCACGCTGCACCGCAACATCTGGCTGGCCCAGCGGCGCGCCGCGCACACGCGGGGCATCAAGCTCGACGACCCCGACCGGATCCTGGACCTGGTCGGGCTGCCCGGGCAGGGCCGCCGCAAGCTGGCCGACCTCACCCCGGGCGGCCGGCAGCGCGCCGCCCTGGCGGTCGGCATCGCCACCGGGCCCGGACTGCTGCTGGTCGATGAGCCGACCAGCCGGCTGGACACGGCCGGCCGGGACGAGGTGCTGGACGCACTCGAAACGGTGAACCAGGAGCGGGAGACCACGATCGTGGTGGTCACCCACGACAACGAGGTCGGCGCCCGGCTGGGCCGCGCGGTGACCATCCGGGACGGCCGGGTCGGCGCCGAGGGGCGCGACGGGCAGGACTTCGCGGTGGTCGCCGGGGACGGCACGGTGCAGCTGCCGCCGGAGGTGCTCGGCTCCTATCCGCCCGGCACGCTCTTCACCGTCCAGCACGTGGACGGCGAGGTCACCCTGGTGCCGGGCGGCTCGGAGACGGCGGCCTAG
- a CDS encoding DUF4142 domain-containing protein, with amino-acid sequence MAATERRGIGLVFAVLGLVLLAPQAALAGEPGVPDPPNQLITDTGEGTVSAADKDFVIKVRLAGLWEIPAGQMAQEKSKDPRIQQIGKDIAAQHVVLDKMDRAVAKKLGIKLPNVPNADQQGWLGEMRGAEGTDFDQIYIDRLRAAHGKIFPAIATIRASTRNDSVRKLAQRANQFVMTHMTLLESSTIVDFAALPTAPPPAAATTAAAAPALAAADTNRAISPAPSSGGLSSPVVIVVVLASFGAAVLITRKMWPGGQRRRRRYY; translated from the coding sequence GTGGCCGCCACCGAACGGAGAGGGATCGGGCTCGTCTTCGCGGTTCTGGGGCTGGTGCTGCTGGCGCCCCAGGCGGCGCTGGCGGGTGAGCCGGGCGTACCGGACCCACCGAACCAGCTGATCACCGACACCGGCGAGGGCACCGTCTCGGCCGCCGACAAGGACTTCGTGATCAAGGTGCGGCTGGCCGGGCTCTGGGAGATCCCGGCCGGTCAGATGGCCCAGGAGAAGTCCAAGGACCCGCGGATCCAGCAGATCGGCAAGGACATCGCCGCTCAGCACGTGGTGCTGGACAAGATGGACCGGGCGGTCGCGAAGAAGCTCGGCATCAAACTGCCCAACGTGCCGAACGCGGACCAGCAGGGCTGGCTCGGCGAGATGCGCGGCGCGGAGGGCACCGACTTCGACCAGATCTACATCGACCGGCTGCGCGCCGCGCACGGCAAGATCTTCCCGGCCATCGCGACGATCCGGGCCAGCACCCGCAACGACAGCGTCCGGAAGCTGGCGCAGCGGGCCAACCAGTTCGTGATGACCCACATGACCCTGCTGGAGAGCAGCACCATCGTCGATTTCGCCGCGCTGCCGACCGCCCCGCCACCGGCCGCCGCCACCACCGCCGCGGCCGCCCCGGCGCTCGCCGCGGCCGACACGAACCGGGCGATCAGCCCGGCCCCGAGCAGCGGCGGCCTCAGCTCACCGGTGGTCATCGTGGTCGTGCTGGCCAGCTTCGGCGCCGCCGTCCTGATCACCCGCAAGATGTGGCCGGGCGGCCAGCGGCGACGCCGTCGCTATTACTAG
- a CDS encoding FtsX-like permease family protein, with protein sequence MLTLVLAMVWHRRGQSITLALLSLLAVASAVAAPAYLIAADRAVAAGQVATAATGELTLTVRGVQDSAVGGESNDFADLGGTLIALPGFQYFYSAETPTVGLEKTDRYPTRLVFRQDVCAHVTIVAGRCLFGESDVLLGQRTAERLGLAPGDDITLAGAVPDGSAGVPRFVAAGRPKALVVAGTYLPTQPAETYWGRHGYFVGGADVGSGEPVFTTSMTLPATDRARTEMAIDGVAAPGVLDVDRIDGLRAELRRLDESAAELDDTLQIDTDIPKLLDRIDEGRAASRLLVPVLAVPLVLLACFSIYLTVGYGADGRQSELAVVALRGARWWSRWWLAAGESLVAVLAGALVGCLAGQLLINVVTAVRFPGVGQAADWSSLRYAPIAALIALLAAVAAQRRQLTRPVAGLLRRIPGPGTGRVPFGEAVLLVLTVLAGVQLVLSDGSLAGIGLFAPALLLLTLALLLSRALLPVLGRFAAGALRRGRLGPALAGLQLTRRPGASRLFALLVAAAAVAGYAACAVDTGERGRDTQARLGAGAERVLTVQPVSGRQLLAAVRATDPDGRWAMAVTQLSSGTDHPVSGLAVDSRALAAVATWPRDAPPAGTVAGRLRPVAVEPTVIKGPELALDITSSSNRLQLSVNVSSLDGESVVDFGKLRAGRATYRLRPVACRTGCRINGLQIGGSGATQVKARLAIHSLGDRWLLAKGGALATGPDGITLQVEVSPSYGEVARLRPAGVPDPLPIAYAGVVPDAIKGLADDNLRVDPVAALPAVPQLGRQAYLVDLDYVGLLASGTKRAQATQVWLNRAAPPDAVERLTAQGLTVVDDTGTAAVRERLEQQGPALSLEFYLLAAGLATLLGVGALVLTVAVDRGRRTEDLVAMRIQGLRRGPAGQATFWTYPVLVTAAVVTGMLVGLAGWRLTGWALPLAGVNPPDLPLPGQPRWGVLFWWTVAVLVPYLLAAVAGGRDLRRRVG encoded by the coding sequence ATGCTGACGCTGGTCCTGGCGATGGTCTGGCACCGGCGTGGCCAGTCGATCACCCTCGCCCTGCTGTCGCTGCTGGCGGTGGCCTCGGCGGTGGCCGCCCCGGCCTACCTGATCGCGGCCGACCGGGCGGTGGCGGCCGGGCAGGTGGCCACCGCCGCCACCGGCGAGCTGACCCTGACCGTCCGCGGCGTGCAGGACTCGGCGGTCGGCGGCGAGTCGAACGACTTCGCCGACCTCGGTGGCACCCTGATCGCGCTGCCCGGCTTCCAGTATTTCTACTCCGCCGAGACGCCGACCGTCGGCCTGGAGAAGACCGACCGGTACCCGACCCGGCTGGTCTTCCGGCAGGACGTCTGCGCGCACGTCACCATCGTGGCCGGCCGCTGCCTGTTCGGCGAGAGCGACGTGCTGCTCGGCCAGCGCACCGCGGAGCGGCTCGGCCTGGCCCCGGGCGACGACATCACGCTGGCCGGCGCCGTCCCGGACGGCTCCGCCGGTGTTCCGCGGTTCGTCGCGGCCGGCCGGCCGAAAGCGCTGGTCGTCGCCGGGACCTATCTGCCCACCCAGCCCGCCGAGACGTACTGGGGACGGCACGGCTACTTCGTCGGCGGCGCCGATGTCGGCTCCGGGGAGCCGGTCTTCACCACCTCGATGACCCTGCCCGCCACCGACCGGGCGCGCACCGAGATGGCGATCGACGGCGTCGCCGCCCCGGGTGTGCTCGACGTGGACCGGATCGACGGGCTGCGCGCCGAGCTGCGGCGCCTCGACGAGTCCGCCGCCGAGCTGGACGACACGCTGCAGATCGACACCGACATCCCGAAACTGCTGGACCGGATCGACGAGGGCCGGGCCGCGTCCCGGCTGCTGGTCCCGGTGCTCGCCGTGCCGCTGGTGCTGCTCGCCTGCTTCAGCATCTACCTGACCGTCGGCTACGGCGCCGACGGCCGGCAGAGCGAGCTGGCCGTGGTCGCGTTGCGCGGCGCCCGGTGGTGGTCGCGCTGGTGGCTGGCCGCCGGGGAGAGCCTGGTCGCGGTGCTGGCCGGCGCCCTGGTGGGGTGCCTCGCCGGGCAGCTGCTGATCAACGTGGTGACCGCCGTCCGGTTCCCCGGCGTGGGCCAGGCCGCCGACTGGTCCTCGCTGCGCTACGCGCCGATCGCCGCCCTGATCGCGCTGCTCGCCGCGGTCGCCGCGCAGCGCCGCCAGCTCACCCGCCCGGTGGCCGGGCTGCTCCGCCGGATCCCCGGGCCGGGCACCGGCCGGGTCCCGTTCGGCGAGGCGGTGCTGCTGGTCCTGACCGTGCTGGCCGGCGTCCAGCTGGTCCTGTCGGACGGCTCGCTGGCCGGCATCGGACTGTTCGCGCCGGCCCTGCTCCTGCTCACCCTGGCGCTGCTGCTGTCCCGGGCGCTGCTGCCGGTGCTCGGCCGGTTCGCCGCCGGGGCGCTGCGCCGCGGCCGCCTCGGGCCGGCCCTGGCCGGCCTGCAGCTGACCCGGCGTCCCGGCGCGTCCCGGCTGTTCGCGTTGCTGGTGGCGGCCGCCGCGGTGGCCGGCTACGCGGCCTGCGCGGTGGACACCGGGGAGCGGGGGCGGGACACCCAGGCCCGGCTCGGCGCGGGCGCCGAACGGGTGCTCACCGTGCAGCCGGTCTCCGGGCGGCAGCTGCTCGCCGCGGTGCGCGCCACCGACCCGGACGGGCGCTGGGCGATGGCGGTCACCCAGCTCTCCAGCGGCACCGACCATCCGGTGTCCGGGCTCGCGGTGGACAGCCGGGCGCTGGCCGCGGTGGCGACCTGGCCGCGGGACGCGCCGCCGGCCGGCACGGTCGCCGGGCGGCTCCGGCCGGTCGCCGTGGAGCCGACCGTGATCAAGGGCCCGGAGCTGGCCCTCGACATCACCAGCAGCAGCAACCGTCTCCAGCTCAGCGTCAACGTGTCCTCGCTGGACGGCGAGTCGGTGGTCGACTTCGGCAAGCTGCGGGCCGGCCGGGCGACGTACCGGTTGCGGCCGGTGGCCTGCCGGACCGGCTGCCGGATCAACGGGCTGCAGATCGGCGGCAGCGGCGCGACCCAGGTCAAGGCCCGGCTGGCGATCCACTCGCTGGGGGACAGGTGGCTGCTCGCCAAGGGCGGGGCGCTGGCCACCGGGCCGGACGGCATCACGCTCCAGGTGGAGGTCTCACCCTCCTACGGCGAGGTGGCCCGGTTGCGGCCGGCCGGGGTGCCGGACCCACTGCCCATCGCGTACGCCGGAGTGGTCCCCGACGCGATCAAGGGGCTGGCCGACGACAATCTGCGGGTCGACCCGGTCGCCGCGCTGCCGGCCGTGCCGCAGCTGGGCCGCCAGGCCTACCTGGTGGACCTGGACTATGTCGGGCTGCTCGCCTCCGGCACCAAGCGCGCCCAGGCCACCCAGGTGTGGCTGAACCGGGCCGCCCCGCCGGACGCGGTCGAGCGGCTCACCGCGCAGGGCCTGACCGTGGTCGACGACACCGGGACGGCGGCGGTGCGGGAGCGGCTGGAGCAGCAGGGCCCGGCCCTGTCCCTGGAGTTCTATCTGCTGGCCGCCGGGCTGGCCACGCTGCTCGGGGTGGGCGCCCTGGTGCTGACCGTGGCGGTGGACCGCGGCCGGCGGACCGAGGACCTGGTGGCGATGCGGATCCAGGGTTTGCGCCGGGGGCCGGCCGGGCAGGCCACCTTCTGGACCTATCCGGTGCTGGTCACCGCGGCGGTCGTGACCGGCATGCTGGTCGGGCTGGCCGGCTGGCGGCTCACCGGGTGGGCGCTGCCGCTGGCCGGGGTGAACCCGCCGGATCTGCCGTTGCCTGGCCAGCCGCGCTGGGGTGTGCTGTTCTGGTGGACCGTGGCCGTCCTGGTGCCCTATCTTCTCGCCGCTGTCGCCGGTGGCCGCGACCTCCGGCGGCGGGTCGGCTGA